Proteins encoded together in one Syntrophorhabdaceae bacterium window:
- a CDS encoding putative toxin-antitoxin system toxin component, PIN family: protein MPAPIKAVIDTSVMVSVAFAKEGLARELRDMIADGSFILCTTKEILAELYRVLHYPRISKQFKPELEDIEQFMGMVLEKALITEGSYTIRKIKDDPTDDMFLACAMEAEADYIVSRDPHLRNVKRFRGIEIIDVTTFVEKAKGEP from the coding sequence ATGCCCGCACCAATTAAGGCGGTCATCGACACCAGCGTCATGGTCAGCGTGGCCTTTGCCAAAGAGGGGCTGGCCAGGGAACTGCGAGACATGATCGCCGACGGGAGCTTCATCCTGTGCACGACAAAAGAGATCCTTGCCGAGTTGTATCGCGTGCTCCATTATCCCCGCATCTCAAAGCAGTTCAAGCCTGAACTGGAAGACATCGAGCAGTTCATGGGCATGGTGCTGGAGAAGGCATTGATCACCGAGGGCAGTTATACGATCCGCAAAATCAAAGATGATCCGACCGACGATATGTTCCTTGCCTGCGCGATGGAAGCGGAGGCCGACTACATCGTGTCAAGAGATCCCCATCTCCGGAACGTCAAACGGTTCCGCGGGATAGAGATCATCGACGTGACAACGTTTGTGGAGAAGGCGAAGGGCGAGCCATGA